In a single window of the Subtercola sp. PAMC28395 genome:
- a CDS encoding thiamine-monophosphate kinase, with protein MSTHGADPQLPVAPRASAPVDTVVSIGEVETLKRIFPRLPAATSALLGPGDDAAVVAAPDGRFVVTTDMMIHGPDFRLAWSTAHDLGWKAAVSNLADVAAMGATPSALVVAIAAPLHTPVALLEGIADGLRDACAELSPGTGVVGGDLSVSKTLTLAVTAFGDLDGRGPVTRAGAQPGDVVAVAGDLGRAGAGIWLLFDQATRTTTRTSSGSGGPGATGEPSPPSGPGPCEPRSEREPDDVLGRTVRAAHRSLVDAQLAPTSPLAAGPQAALAGATAMLDVSDGLVLDAGRIATASGCSLELFHEAIEAEADALREVDVVVGARARDFVLCGGEDHALLATFPAGQELPPEFRVIGEVRGRAPGHPLVTVGGEAYVRPGGWDPFADWNGGVG; from the coding sequence GTGAGTACTCATGGGGCAGACCCTCAGCTTCCGGTTGCGCCCCGCGCGTCTGCACCCGTCGACACCGTCGTGTCGATCGGTGAAGTCGAAACACTGAAGAGGATCTTCCCGAGGCTTCCGGCGGCCACGAGCGCGCTGCTCGGGCCCGGCGACGACGCCGCAGTGGTGGCGGCACCGGATGGCCGGTTCGTCGTCACGACAGACATGATGATCCATGGGCCGGACTTCAGGCTGGCGTGGTCGACCGCACACGATCTCGGGTGGAAGGCGGCCGTGTCGAACCTCGCCGATGTCGCGGCGATGGGGGCAACCCCCTCAGCGCTGGTGGTCGCCATCGCCGCGCCGCTCCACACTCCCGTGGCGCTGCTCGAAGGCATCGCAGATGGACTACGTGATGCGTGCGCCGAACTGTCACCCGGAACGGGAGTCGTCGGCGGCGACCTCTCCGTGTCGAAGACGCTGACGCTGGCTGTCACGGCTTTCGGTGACCTCGACGGGCGGGGCCCGGTCACTCGCGCGGGCGCTCAGCCGGGCGACGTCGTCGCAGTCGCGGGCGACCTGGGGCGCGCGGGCGCTGGCATCTGGCTCCTGTTCGACCAGGCAACCCGCACAACAACTCGAACATCGAGCGGCAGCGGCGGGCCGGGCGCAACGGGTGAGCCGAGCCCACCATCCGGGCCGGGTCCATGCGAACCACGCTCTGAACGCGAGCCCGATGACGTTCTGGGTCGCACCGTCAGGGCTGCGCATCGCTCCCTCGTCGATGCGCAGCTCGCCCCCACGTCTCCGCTTGCGGCGGGACCACAGGCTGCTCTCGCGGGCGCGACGGCCATGCTCGACGTCTCCGACGGGCTCGTGCTCGATGCCGGCCGCATTGCGACGGCGAGTGGATGCTCTCTGGAACTCTTCCATGAGGCCATCGAAGCCGAGGCCGATGCCCTGCGGGAGGTCGACGTCGTAGTCGGTGCACGCGCGCGGGATTTCGTGCTCTGTGGGGGAGAGGACCACGCGCTGCTGGCCACGTTTCCAGCAGGCCAGGAATTGCCGCCGGAATTCCGTGTCATCGGCGAGGTGCGGGGCCGGGCCCCCGGGCATCCACTCGTCACCGTCGGCGGCGAAGCCTACGTCAGGCCCGGGGGTTGGGACCCCTTCGCCGACTGGAACGGCGGCGTGGGCTGA
- a CDS encoding amino acid deaminase — MTAPVSFAEELHRASMALVSTDSDTAVQRILQDDTPLLLAKLAADRAAGSFAHWGLSTVIDENLHAPVVGRTLFETLHSLAGLSAEWPVGNAGVLHLYGYLLSSITTPYGLKRERWVTDELSSAVGRSSSFVSSSGGSGWLQEVTGALVPILQNPETLEGRARARCVVDEFAPDEREEVFRAVYVAGIAGSSAVVYGVLLGGRLRLITAFPVAATTEGWLASVTAEPPRLRYNAVAHELPPRSPLAPNREIRRL; from the coding sequence ATGACGGCTCCTGTCTCCTTCGCAGAAGAGCTCCATCGGGCATCCATGGCGCTGGTCTCCACCGATTCAGACACCGCCGTGCAGAGAATCCTGCAGGACGACACACCCCTTCTCCTCGCGAAGCTCGCTGCAGACCGGGCGGCTGGCTCGTTCGCTCACTGGGGCCTCTCGACGGTGATCGACGAAAACCTCCACGCGCCCGTCGTGGGGCGCACTCTCTTCGAGACCCTGCACTCGCTGGCCGGGCTGAGCGCCGAATGGCCGGTCGGCAATGCGGGCGTTCTGCATCTCTACGGCTACCTGCTCTCGTCGATCACGACTCCATATGGCCTCAAACGCGAGCGCTGGGTCACCGATGAGTTGAGCAGTGCCGTGGGGCGATCGTCGAGCTTCGTGAGCAGCTCCGGCGGGTCCGGATGGCTGCAGGAGGTGACGGGGGCGCTTGTACCGATTCTGCAGAATCCGGAGACACTCGAAGGCCGAGCCCGCGCACGGTGTGTCGTCGATGAGTTCGCGCCCGACGAGCGCGAAGAGGTGTTCCGTGCGGTCTACGTCGCGGGGATCGCGGGCTCGAGTGCCGTCGTCTACGGCGTTCTGCTCGGCGGGCGGCTGCGGCTCATCACCGCGTTTCCGGTCGCCGCGACAACCGAGGGCTGGCTCGCCTCCGTCACCGCCGAACCTCCCCGGCTTCGCTACAACGCAGTCGCCCACGAACTGCCCCCACGCTCACCGCTGGCTCCGAACCGCGAGATCCGACGCCTCTGA
- a CDS encoding DUF3515 family protein — protein sequence MLARKRLLIPGALVTGLLALALSGCTPTIALDPATAATDPGCAEIMVRLPSSVASQESRETNAQATAAWGSPASVLLRCGVTPYGPTTLPCDDVSGIDWIEDDSKAPSYTFTTFGRVPATEVIIDSNAVSASTALVDLQSAIAAVPQTNKCLNATDLQGIAPTAGSNTTAPAPTGTPAPFTLDTPTPTPAG from the coding sequence ATGCTCGCCCGTAAACGTCTTCTGATTCCCGGTGCCCTGGTGACCGGCCTTCTCGCCTTAGCGCTCAGCGGGTGCACGCCCACCATCGCCCTGGATCCTGCCACCGCGGCCACCGACCCGGGTTGCGCCGAGATCATGGTTCGACTCCCCAGCTCGGTGGCGAGTCAGGAGTCCCGCGAGACGAACGCGCAGGCCACCGCGGCCTGGGGTTCTCCCGCATCAGTGCTTCTGCGGTGCGGCGTCACTCCCTACGGACCGACCACTCTGCCCTGCGACGACGTCTCAGGGATCGACTGGATCGAAGACGACTCCAAAGCACCGTCGTACACCTTCACCACCTTCGGTCGGGTTCCGGCAACCGAGGTCATCATCGATTCGAACGCCGTCTCCGCCTCCACCGCGCTGGTCGACCTGCAGAGTGCCATCGCTGCGGTACCCCAGACCAACAAGTGCCTGAACGCCACGGATCTCCAGGGAATCGCTCCAACTGCAGGCTCGAACACGACCGCGCCTGCACCAACAGGCACCCCTGCACCCTTCACGCTCGACACGCCCACCCCGACGCCTGCTGGCTGA
- the coaD gene encoding pantetheine-phosphate adenylyltransferase, with product MSTIAVVPGSFDPVTLGHLDVIGRAAGIFDEVHVLVVHNPSKTALLPIAQRVSLIQQAIVDGGLPANILVTSWSVGLLVDYCVEVGAKVLVKGIRSQVDVSYETPMAIVNRNLAGVETVFLLPDPAHAHVSSSLVRQVASLGGDVAPYVPAAVAAFLEAHE from the coding sequence ATGAGCACGATCGCTGTCGTCCCCGGTTCGTTCGACCCCGTGACCCTCGGGCACCTCGACGTCATCGGGCGTGCCGCAGGAATCTTCGACGAGGTCCACGTGCTGGTGGTGCACAACCCGTCGAAGACCGCACTCCTCCCGATCGCGCAGCGGGTGTCGCTCATCCAGCAGGCGATCGTCGACGGAGGGCTCCCGGCCAACATTCTGGTGACGTCGTGGAGCGTCGGGCTCCTGGTCGACTACTGCGTGGAGGTCGGCGCGAAAGTGCTGGTCAAGGGCATCCGCTCGCAGGTCGACGTTTCGTACGAGACGCCGATGGCCATCGTGAATCGCAACCTCGCGGGCGTCGAGACCGTCTTCCTGCTCCCAGACCCGGCGCACGCGCATGTCTCGAGTTCGCTCGTGCGGCAGGTGGCGTCGCTGGGTGGCGACGTTGCGCCCTACGTGCCTGCGGCCGTCGCTGCCTTCCTCGAGGCCCACGAGTAG
- a CDS encoding ATP-dependent DNA helicase RecG, translating to MLTPPPPSADTAGDSDPRVPSITTLPEPRGRTGPRATATLDHGSPLDRKLTTVLGGRTAAPLEKAFGIETIGDMVSYYPRRYARRGELTALNELPIDESVTIVAEVRDVRERTMKSRRGSILEVSITDGRGILTLTFFNQAWRAKELRPGVRGIFAGKVSAYRGALQLAHPDYELFTDLVLGEPDDGGAKRWAELPIPIYPATSTISSWQIQRSMELVVGSLHSLGDPVPAAVRAERGFVDYLTALRGIHLPERDSDWRRAHDALKFQEAFVLQTALLLQRRTAHAQKALPRVAKPGGYLERFDKALAFTLTGDQKLVGTEITDDLARGEPMNRLIQGEVGSGKTIVALRAMLAVADSGGQSALLAPTEVLASQHLRSIVKTLGPDLSAALVPTLHTGQVPVAQRRKALLRMVSGQAQIVIGTHALLSDAVQFYDLGLVVVDEQHRFGVEQREALRSKGAQPPHVLVLTATPIPRTVAMTVFGDLDISTIAELPAGRQGISTFVVPLAEKPGWVDRIWQRTAEELELGRQAFVVCPAIDPTATEAGQQLEAPGESTNSVPVVVVGPRVGPRKRGEERVAPPEAPPARPVANVAEMLAEIRANPLLAGRRIEPLHGRMSTDEKEQTMLAFAAGDIDVLVATTVIEVGVDVPNASTMVVMDADRFGVSQLHQLRGRVGRGSVPGLCLLVTSAEPESLARERVDAVASTLDGFELAQIDLQLRREGDVLGSSQSGGRSKLRLLKVITDGELIGEARQAAGELLESDPALAGHPELAQALDRRLSESDRSFLAKS from the coding sequence ATGCTTACGCCCCCACCGCCCTCGGCAGACACCGCCGGTGACAGTGACCCGCGGGTGCCGAGCATCACCACTCTGCCCGAGCCTCGTGGCCGCACCGGTCCGCGGGCCACAGCTACCCTCGACCATGGGTCGCCACTCGATCGCAAGCTCACCACCGTGCTCGGCGGCCGAACTGCGGCGCCGCTCGAGAAGGCCTTCGGCATCGAGACCATCGGCGACATGGTGTCGTACTACCCGAGGCGGTACGCCCGCCGGGGTGAGCTGACCGCACTCAACGAGCTGCCGATCGACGAATCGGTGACCATCGTCGCCGAGGTACGCGACGTGCGGGAGCGAACGATGAAGTCGCGCCGCGGCTCCATACTCGAGGTCTCGATCACCGATGGCCGGGGCATCCTGACCCTGACGTTCTTCAACCAGGCCTGGCGGGCCAAAGAACTCCGCCCCGGCGTGCGCGGCATCTTCGCGGGCAAGGTCTCGGCGTATCGCGGTGCCCTGCAGCTCGCGCACCCCGACTACGAGCTGTTCACCGATCTGGTACTCGGCGAGCCAGACGATGGCGGGGCAAAGCGCTGGGCCGAACTGCCGATTCCCATCTACCCGGCCACGTCGACGATTTCGAGCTGGCAGATCCAGCGGTCGATGGAGCTCGTCGTCGGTTCCCTCCATTCTCTCGGCGACCCTGTCCCCGCCGCTGTGCGGGCAGAGCGTGGGTTCGTCGACTACCTCACCGCGCTTCGAGGCATCCACCTGCCCGAGCGCGACAGTGACTGGCGCCGCGCGCATGACGCACTGAAGTTCCAGGAGGCGTTCGTTCTGCAGACGGCGCTCCTCCTGCAGCGCCGAACGGCGCACGCTCAGAAGGCCCTGCCCCGCGTCGCCAAACCGGGCGGGTACCTCGAACGCTTCGACAAGGCGCTCGCGTTCACACTGACCGGCGACCAGAAGCTCGTCGGCACCGAGATCACAGATGACCTGGCCAGGGGTGAGCCGATGAACCGACTGATCCAGGGCGAGGTCGGCTCGGGCAAGACGATTGTCGCACTGCGTGCGATGCTCGCCGTCGCCGACTCCGGCGGGCAGTCTGCGTTGCTCGCGCCCACAGAGGTTCTGGCCTCGCAGCACCTCCGCTCCATCGTGAAGACCCTCGGCCCCGACCTCTCCGCGGCCCTCGTGCCCACCCTCCACACCGGCCAGGTGCCCGTGGCCCAGCGCCGGAAGGCCCTGCTCCGAATGGTGTCAGGGCAGGCGCAGATCGTCATCGGCACACACGCCCTGCTGAGCGATGCTGTGCAGTTCTACGACCTCGGCCTCGTCGTGGTCGACGAGCAGCACCGTTTCGGGGTCGAACAGCGCGAGGCGCTCCGGTCGAAGGGTGCCCAGCCGCCCCACGTGCTCGTTCTCACCGCGACCCCGATTCCCCGCACGGTCGCCATGACCGTCTTCGGTGACCTCGACATCAGCACGATCGCCGAGCTGCCAGCCGGCAGGCAGGGAATCTCCACCTTTGTCGTGCCGTTGGCTGAGAAGCCCGGCTGGGTCGACCGCATCTGGCAGCGCACCGCTGAAGAACTGGAGCTCGGCAGGCAGGCCTTCGTGGTGTGCCCGGCCATCGACCCGACCGCCACCGAGGCCGGCCAGCAGCTCGAGGCACCGGGCGAATCCACGAATTCGGTGCCCGTCGTCGTGGTCGGCCCGCGGGTCGGCCCGCGCAAGCGCGGCGAAGAGCGTGTCGCCCCACCCGAAGCGCCGCCCGCCCGCCCGGTGGCGAACGTCGCCGAGATGCTGGCCGAGATCAGGGCCAACCCGCTTCTCGCCGGCCGGCGCATCGAACCGCTCCACGGGCGCATGAGCACCGACGAGAAAGAGCAGACCATGCTCGCGTTCGCCGCCGGTGACATCGACGTGCTGGTGGCCACCACCGTCATCGAGGTCGGTGTCGACGTGCCGAACGCCTCCACCATGGTGGTCATGGATGCTGACCGCTTCGGTGTCTCACAACTGCACCAGTTGCGTGGTCGCGTGGGTCGCGGATCGGTGCCCGGGCTCTGCCTTCTCGTCACCAGTGCCGAGCCCGAGTCGCTCGCCCGTGAGAGGGTCGACGCCGTCGCCTCGACCCTCGACGGCTTCGAGCTCGCCCAGATCGACCTACAGCTGCGGCGCGAAGGCGATGTGCTCGGCAGCTCGCAGTCGGGTGGACGATCGAAGCTCCGGCTGCTCAAAGTGATCACCGACGGCGAACTGATCGGCGAGGCCCGGCAGGCCGCGGGCGAGCTGCTTGAATCCGACCCGGCGCTCGCCGGGCATCCGGAGCTCGCCCAGGCTCTCGACCGTCGGCTCAGCGAGAGTGACCGGTCTTTTCTCGCGAAGAGCTGA
- the cofC gene encoding 2-phospho-L-lactate guanylyltransferase — protein MTGWVVVVPVKGSTESKTRLAAAWTMEAGFSGEQRRELALAFALDAVTAIAAAAEVREVIVVTGDAVAAVALAGLGAILVDDPRAGLNGAITAGIAEARLRHPDAMVAAMTADLPALTTADVEDVLEAAAGHPLAFVADEQGTGTTTITAKPGVTVVPRFGQHSAHAHADSGMVRLVVRSGSTARQDVDTPEDLHRLRGSFGPHTSQLLALQSAPHSG, from the coding sequence GTGACGGGCTGGGTCGTGGTCGTACCCGTCAAGGGGTCGACGGAATCGAAGACCAGGCTTGCAGCCGCGTGGACCATGGAGGCAGGCTTCAGCGGCGAGCAGCGCCGCGAGCTCGCGCTTGCTTTCGCCCTCGATGCGGTCACGGCCATCGCTGCCGCGGCAGAAGTGCGCGAGGTGATCGTCGTGACCGGGGATGCCGTCGCCGCAGTGGCGTTGGCTGGCCTGGGCGCGATTCTCGTGGACGATCCGCGCGCCGGGCTCAACGGGGCGATAACCGCCGGAATCGCTGAAGCCCGCCTCCGTCACCCCGATGCGATGGTCGCCGCCATGACGGCAGACTTGCCCGCGCTGACCACCGCCGACGTCGAGGATGTGCTCGAGGCGGCAGCCGGGCATCCACTCGCCTTCGTGGCCGACGAACAGGGAACAGGCACGACGACCATCACCGCGAAGCCCGGAGTGACGGTGGTGCCGCGCTTCGGGCAGCATTCTGCGCACGCGCATGCCGACAGCGGCATGGTTCGACTCGTTGTGCGCTCGGGCTCCACGGCGAGACAGGATGTCGACACTCCTGAGGACCTGCATCGGCTGCGGGGGAGCTTCGGTCCCCATACGAGCCAGCTTCTTGCGCTTCAGAGTGCACCCCACTCTGGTTGA
- the rsmD gene encoding 16S rRNA (guanine(966)-N(2))-methyltransferase RsmD codes for MTRIIAGFAGSQKLSVPSSGTRPTSDRVREAIFSALEAREVIQGSAVLDLYAGSGALGLEAASRGAAEVTLVEKNPAAVKVAKSNAAIIQKAAAVRGALASGQLKPRISVAPQSVLAFLRATPASFDLVFIDPPYDLPEAELAEALVAVAEHVTPDAQIVVERTSRSPEPALPASLTLDRRKDYGETTLWWISTA; via the coding sequence GTGACACGAATAATTGCCGGGTTCGCCGGTTCGCAGAAGCTTTCCGTGCCCTCATCGGGAACACGCCCCACGAGTGACCGCGTTCGCGAAGCCATCTTCTCGGCGCTCGAGGCCCGCGAGGTGATTCAGGGCTCTGCGGTTCTCGACCTCTATGCGGGTTCCGGGGCGCTCGGGCTCGAGGCCGCGAGCCGCGGCGCCGCCGAGGTCACCCTGGTGGAGAAGAACCCCGCGGCAGTGAAGGTGGCGAAGAGCAATGCTGCGATCATCCAGAAGGCCGCGGCCGTTCGGGGAGCTCTCGCCAGCGGCCAGCTGAAACCACGCATCAGCGTGGCCCCCCAATCGGTGCTGGCGTTCCTGCGAGCCACGCCGGCGAGTTTCGACCTCGTCTTCATCGACCCGCCCTACGACCTCCCCGAGGCAGAACTCGCCGAGGCACTGGTGGCGGTCGCCGAGCACGTGACACCGGATGCCCAGATCGTCGTCGAGCGCACCTCGAGGTCGCCCGAGCCGGCCCTCCCAGCGTCTCTCACCCTCGACCGCCGCAAGGATTACGGCGAAACGACCCTCTGGTGGATCAGCACGGCGTAG
- a CDS encoding TIGR03557 family F420-dependent LLM class oxidoreductase has product MTELQVGYAAMLEQFHPTEAVALSVLAEQDGFSGVMAADHFQPWVPQQGQSSFVWNVLAAVGERTKGDFGPGVTAPTFRWHPAMIAQASATMAAMYPGRHWLGLGSGEALNEHIVGQYWPETPERINRMFEAIDIINKLFTASLAGKDVKHRGEFYKLESTRLWTMPEVAPEILVATAGPVTAKRAGRHTDGLITVGAPLEKIAGLFARFGEGARDAGRDPDSMPKVLQLHLSWAPDEKDALTNAMVEWPNGGMRFPKADIRSPFEFEQMAKLVRPEDFEGRMVISSDPDVHRAHIQRFVDLGFDRIYLHNVGRNQAEWIEVFGRDVLPKLKC; this is encoded by the coding sequence ATGACTGAACTCCAGGTCGGCTATGCCGCAATGCTTGAACAGTTCCACCCGACGGAGGCGGTCGCCCTCAGCGTTCTGGCCGAGCAGGACGGGTTCAGCGGTGTGATGGCAGCAGACCACTTTCAGCCATGGGTGCCGCAGCAGGGCCAGAGTTCGTTCGTCTGGAACGTTCTGGCCGCCGTCGGTGAGCGCACGAAGGGTGACTTCGGCCCGGGAGTGACGGCCCCCACGTTCCGCTGGCACCCCGCGATGATCGCGCAGGCCTCGGCGACGATGGCCGCGATGTACCCGGGCCGTCACTGGCTCGGGCTGGGTTCGGGGGAAGCCCTGAACGAGCACATCGTCGGCCAGTACTGGCCGGAGACGCCCGAGAGAATCAACCGGATGTTCGAAGCCATCGACATCATCAACAAACTCTTCACTGCCTCCCTCGCTGGCAAAGACGTCAAGCATCGCGGCGAGTTCTACAAGCTCGAGTCCACCCGGCTCTGGACCATGCCGGAAGTCGCCCCCGAGATCCTCGTGGCCACCGCAGGTCCCGTGACCGCCAAGCGAGCCGGTCGACACACCGACGGGCTCATCACCGTCGGCGCTCCGCTGGAGAAGATCGCTGGCCTGTTCGCCAGGTTCGGCGAGGGTGCGCGCGACGCGGGCAGAGACCCCGACTCGATGCCCAAGGTTCTTCAGCTGCACCTGTCGTGGGCACCAGACGAGAAGGATGCCCTGACGAACGCGATGGTCGAGTGGCCGAACGGCGGCATGAGGTTCCCGAAGGCCGATATCCGTTCTCCGTTCGAGTTCGAACAGATGGCAAAGCTCGTTCGCCCCGAGGACTTCGAGGGACGCATGGTCATCTCGAGTGACCCCGACGTGCACCGTGCGCACATCCAGCGGTTCGTCGATCTCGGGTTCGATCGCATCTACCTGCACAACGTCGGCCGCAACCAGGCCGAGTGGATCGAGGTCTTCGGCCGCGACGTTCTGCCGAAGCTGAAGTGCTAG
- a CDS encoding MDR family MFS transporter has translation MSTSVPARATSGSHRLTPPESTPASAAAKRNILLVFAGLMVTMLLASLDQTIFSTALPTIVGELNGVDHMLWVTTAYILASTIMLPVYGKLGDLIGRKGLFIAAISLFIAGSVVGGLSGDMTSLIVGRAIQGFGGGGLMILSQAIIADVVPARERGKYMGIMGGVFALSSVAGPLLGGWFTEGIGWRWAFWMNIPLGILAIVSAVAFLHLPKGSQSKPRLDYAGMVTLALASTGLVLLSVWGGTTYAWDSIEIVALIAATVVAAFTFVMIERRASEPIMPLHLFKDRNFNLTTGAGLIIGVAMFGALAYLPTYLQMVTGANATQAGLLMIPLMAGLLVTSIGSGQLVSRTGRYKFLPIIGTFITAVALLLLSTMTPSMPVWIICAYLAVMGIGLGMCMQILILIVQNSFPLREVGTATASNNYFRQIGASLGTAVVGSLFANKLASLLLERMPAGAGSSGGSNSFTPDIVRNLPTAVRDVIISSYNDALTPVFLYLVPLVLLATVLLFFVKEKPLATTLDRSEVLADSLEVDGASRVSLGEGAAESVTAGRSAAPASAADADAELAEIVDHDRAGVPPTR, from the coding sequence ATGAGTACATCAGTTCCCGCACGCGCCACATCGGGCAGCCACAGATTAACCCCGCCCGAATCGACGCCAGCCAGCGCCGCGGCGAAGCGAAACATCCTTCTCGTCTTCGCCGGCCTCATGGTCACCATGCTTCTCGCGTCGCTCGACCAGACCATTTTCAGCACCGCACTTCCCACGATCGTGGGCGAGCTCAATGGCGTCGACCACATGCTCTGGGTGACGACGGCCTACATCCTGGCCTCGACCATCATGCTGCCGGTCTACGGCAAACTCGGCGACCTCATCGGTCGCAAGGGTCTGTTCATCGCTGCGATCAGCCTCTTCATCGCGGGCTCCGTCGTCGGAGGTCTTTCGGGCGACATGACATCGCTCATCGTCGGGCGCGCCATCCAGGGTTTCGGTGGCGGTGGCCTGATGATCCTCTCGCAGGCGATCATCGCCGACGTCGTCCCGGCCCGCGAGCGCGGCAAGTACATGGGGATCATGGGCGGCGTGTTCGCCCTGTCGAGCGTCGCCGGCCCGCTGCTGGGTGGCTGGTTCACCGAGGGCATCGGCTGGCGCTGGGCGTTCTGGATGAACATTCCTCTGGGCATCCTCGCCATCGTCTCTGCCGTCGCCTTCCTGCACCTGCCGAAGGGTTCGCAGAGCAAGCCTCGCCTCGACTACGCCGGAATGGTCACCCTCGCACTGGCATCGACCGGCCTTGTGCTACTGAGCGTCTGGGGCGGCACCACCTACGCCTGGGATTCGATCGAGATCGTCGCCCTGATCGCCGCAACCGTGGTCGCCGCGTTCACCTTCGTGATGATCGAGCGGCGAGCCTCCGAGCCGATCATGCCGCTGCACCTGTTCAAGGACCGCAACTTCAACCTGACCACCGGTGCCGGCCTGATCATCGGTGTCGCCATGTTCGGCGCTCTCGCGTACCTGCCGACGTACCTGCAGATGGTCACCGGGGCCAACGCCACACAGGCCGGCCTCTTGATGATCCCGCTGATGGCCGGCTTGCTCGTCACGTCGATCGGCTCCGGTCAGCTGGTGAGCCGCACGGGGCGCTACAAGTTCCTGCCGATCATCGGTACGTTCATCACCGCGGTGGCACTGCTCCTGTTGTCGACCATGACGCCCTCGATGCCGGTCTGGATCATCTGCGCCTACCTCGCGGTGATGGGCATCGGGCTCGGCATGTGCATGCAGATCCTGATCCTGATCGTGCAGAACTCGTTCCCGCTTCGCGAGGTCGGCACGGCCACCGCGTCGAACAACTACTTCCGCCAGATCGGTGCCTCTCTCGGCACCGCCGTGGTCGGGTCGCTGTTCGCCAACAAGCTCGCGTCGCTCCTGCTCGAACGGATGCCCGCCGGAGCCGGCTCGTCGGGTGGCAGCAACTCCTTCACACCTGACATCGTGCGAAATCTCCCCACGGCCGTTCGTGACGTCATCATCAGCTCCTACAACGACGCACTCACACCGGTGTTCCTCTACCTGGTGCCCCTGGTGCTGCTTGCCACCGTGCTGCTGTTCTTCGTGAAGGAGAAGCCGTTGGCCACCACACTCGACCGCAGCGAGGTTCTCGCTGACTCGCTCGAAGTCGATGGGGCTTCACGTGTGTCGCTGGGCGAGGGTGCTGCTGAATCGGTCACAGCGGGCAGGAGTGCGGCACCTGCCTCAGCGGCCGATGCCGACGCCGAACTGGCCGAGATCGTCGACCACGACAGGGCAGGCGTACCACCGACGAGGTGA
- a CDS encoding coenzyme F420-0:L-glutamate ligase, producing the protein MGTPAFFAVYAVEGIPEVVAGDDLAELIGSAMDSSELVPEAGDILVVTSKIVSKAEGRSVLADDREAAITAETVRVVATRAHPGGVTRIVENRQGIVQAAAGVDSSNTPAGTVLLLPVDPDASARAIATALRSRFGVELGVVISDTLGRAWREGQTDAAIGSAGVRVLDDLRGGTDTFGQPLIVTQIAVADELAAAGDLIKGKASGVPVALVRGLSHYVTPSLDTPARALNRTGPGDMFRLGTDEAIDEGFQKGRAEGFDAAFAEGFAAGRAAGLREEHVSGRTTGSTANAGDGATVS; encoded by the coding sequence GTGGGCACCCCAGCGTTCTTCGCGGTGTATGCCGTTGAAGGCATACCCGAGGTAGTGGCGGGCGATGACCTCGCCGAACTCATCGGCAGTGCAATGGATTCCAGCGAACTGGTGCCCGAAGCCGGCGACATCCTGGTCGTCACGAGCAAGATCGTCTCCAAGGCCGAAGGTCGCAGTGTGCTGGCGGATGACCGTGAGGCTGCCATCACGGCCGAAACCGTTCGCGTGGTCGCCACCCGCGCGCACCCCGGTGGCGTGACGAGAATCGTCGAGAACCGGCAGGGGATCGTGCAGGCCGCAGCCGGGGTCGACTCCAGCAATACTCCCGCCGGTACGGTGCTCCTGCTGCCCGTCGACCCTGACGCGTCAGCACGAGCCATCGCAACCGCCCTCCGATCGCGATTCGGAGTCGAACTCGGGGTCGTCATCTCTGACACTCTCGGGCGGGCCTGGCGCGAGGGCCAGACCGACGCGGCGATCGGCTCTGCCGGTGTTCGCGTGCTCGACGACCTGCGTGGGGGCACCGACACCTTCGGGCAGCCCCTGATCGTCACCCAGATCGCGGTCGCCGACGAACTCGCTGCAGCTGGCGACCTGATCAAGGGCAAGGCGAGCGGCGTACCCGTGGCACTCGTCCGCGGGCTCTCGCACTACGTGACACCGTCGCTGGACACGCCCGCTCGCGCCCTGAACCGCACAGGGCCAGGCGACATGTTCCGGCTCGGCACCGATGAAGCGATCGACGAGGGATTCCAGAAGGGTCGTGCAGAGGGATTCGACGCGGCGTTCGCCGAGGGATTCGCCGCTGGCCGGGCCGCGGGACTCCGGGAGGAGCATGTCTCCGGGCGTACCACCGGGTCGACCGCGAACGCAGGCGACGGAGCCACGGTCTCGTGA